ATCTCCCAGGACCCCGACAAGATCTGGCCCCCCGAGCGGTTCGCCCAGATCGCCGACCGCCTGTCGGAGCGGGGCTACACGCCGCTGATGGTGTACGGGCCGGGGCAGGAGCAGGCGACCCGCGAGGTGACCGACCGGATGAAGTCGCCGGCCGTGGTCGACTACCCGATGCCGACCTTCCCGCAGCTAATGGGCGTGATGCGGCGGTGCGACCTGTTTGTCGGCAACGATGGCGGCCCCCACCACCTGGCCGCCACGGCCGGCCTGCCGATGGTATCGCTGTTCCAGATCAGCCCGGTAGAATGGACCCGCCCGCACCGCGAGCACCAAAGATTTGTCGCCCCGAGCGAAGTACAGACCCCGTGCGAGTCGTGCGGGACGTTTGTTGACCGTCCGTTCAAGGAGATCCCGACCGATGTGGTCTGGGAAGAAGTTGAGCGGGTGCTGGAGAATATCGGGTAGTTGGTTCCGCGGCTGGCGCCGTGGGCCGAACGACCTCCGCTAGCAACCTACCACCGACCAGCCGCCTATGTACGTGCGTGACAACCCCGTGCTGCAGTACGAACTGCTGAGCACCCTGCGTCTGCCGCGGGCGTTTGTGCTGCTGTTTGCGTACATCGCGCTCTTGGGCGGCGTAGTGCTGCTGGCTTGGCCGCAGGAGCAGAAGCTCGACTTCGCCCAGCCGGAGGAGGCCAAGCGGCTGGTCGAGCTGTTCTTTTTCGGGCAGTACATGCTGGCGTCGCTGATGGCGCCCAGCTTCGCCGCGGGCTCGATCACTGGCGAGAAGGAACGCGACAGCTACGAGATGCTGCTCGCCAGCCCGATCAAGCCGGGCGCCATCGTGCTGGGCAAGCTGTTCGCGTCGCTCACCTACCTGGGCATCCTGATATTCTGCTCGCTGCCGATCGTGATGCTCTGCCTGCCGCTGGGGGGCGTGTCGGCGCTGGAGGTGTTCGCGGCGTACATCGCCATGTTCTCCATGGTGGCGTTGTTCGGCATGATCAGCCTGTGGGCCAGCAGCTACTTCAAACGCACCAGCGCGTCGCTGGTGGTGTCGTACCTGATGATCCTGCCGCTGGCGATCGTAGGAGTGCTGGTGTGGAACGCGTTGGAGCAGCTCGGCCCGGCGCGGGTGGCGTTCGTCTCGACGGTCGTGCCGATCGCGTGCGCCGCGGTGGGCGCAGTGCTGTGGGCCGACATCGCGCGGCGGCTGCTGTACCCGGCCGACCTGGGCTCGGGCGGCAAGGAAGTGGTCGACCTGGAGAGCGAGGCCCGCGAGGCGGTGGGCCTGTACATCAAGCGCGACGAGTTTCCCGACAAGCTGTTCGCCCCGCCGAAGCGGACCACCTTTATCGAGGACGGCGCCAACCCGATCTACGACAAGGAGATGCGGAGCGAGATCTTCGCCCAGGGCACGCTGATGCTCCGGCTGGTGATCCAGATCTCGATGGGCCTGGCGCTGCCGATCATGGCGGTCTGCCTGTACATGTACATGAA
This genomic interval from Posidoniimonas corsicana contains the following:
- a CDS encoding ABC transporter permease subunit; this encodes MYVRDNPVLQYELLSTLRLPRAFVLLFAYIALLGGVVLLAWPQEQKLDFAQPEEAKRLVELFFFGQYMLASLMAPSFAAGSITGEKERDSYEMLLASPIKPGAIVLGKLFASLTYLGILIFCSLPIVMLCLPLGGVSALEVFAAYIAMFSMVALFGMISLWASSYFKRTSASLVVSYLMILPLAIVGVLVWNALEQLGPARVAFVSTVVPIACAAVGAVLWADIARRLLYPADLGSGGKEVVDLESEAREAVGLYIKRDEFPDKLFAPPKRTTFIEDGANPIYDKEMRSEIFAQGTLMLRLVIQISMGLALPIMAVCLYMYMNLAPWYIAYVLLFNMLVGPVFSAGSVCNERERQTLDLLLTTLITPWQMLWGKLLSGLRVSVVLTSFLLWPVLLACLMPLDYWNNLPTMAGYLLVTALACLTTAFTALFCSTIYRKTSSSLMTTYVLILTMFVAPLAARFFSDTFFQDTAGARVVHAVSSVSPFAAVFALPLDIEHSNDRSDAAVQQAIGDMGVFYGYVGWTVLYNAALLLLIMWLFHARWRVSE